One Saccharomyces eubayanus strain FM1318 chromosome XVI, whole genome shotgun sequence DNA segment encodes these proteins:
- the SWI1 gene encoding Swi1p, which produces MDFFNLNNNTRSNSDNSNNNNNNNNNNNNNNNNNNNNNTNAGANGVEDFQNFFDPKTFDHSLDSNNNNAAAASTNFTSPVPMVNNTASTANAGNFVQNQSPQFNSPYESNNSNLNLNSLSPQAILARNSIIDASNLPLQNQQQLYSGNSNAPAATTNDNVITPHFITNVQSISHASSVSTPNANANPNANANSNVNPTPNANHQFLPFNNGASNTNGMAASQLISNHGTPNLTGRSSSTGNDFVPNPNNNNLSSNGNNNSNPAATPLPLPNGNNSTGNNNNAAAANNNNATSNANTVFYERAAMFAALQQKQQQRSQALQQQQQQQQQQQQQQQQQQQQQQHQQQQQQHQQQQQQHQQQQQQQQQQQNQQQSAKYLQNQRQQQQRSILQSLNPVLQEKISTELNNKQYELFMKSLIENCKTRNTPLQSIPEIANRKINLFYLYMLIQKFGGAEQVTRNQQWSLVAQRLQISDYQQLESIYFGILLPYEKYMISQEGIKETQAKRIFLQQFLQELLKKVQQQQQQATLINNNTNTSSVPTPTASTSVPAAAVPVTSKTSTPSGTVPVSTNIQKKLNNNSNNININMNNNNITQQQSKKPRKPRVKKKTKKELEQERKEREEFQIKQQKLLENQQRQQKLLLETKLRQQYELELKKLPKVYKRSMIRNYKPSVNPIKHYNGYDINYISKIGEKIDSNKPIFLFAPELGAINLHALSMSLQSNNLGEINTALNTLLVTSADSNLKISLIKYPELLDALSILGLNLLSNLSQDINPYHQKTPDYHYQDVESDQYYVTQHDKLVDKIFEKVSNNGVPTPNDPNDEKVFTILVDSLTGNQLPTPTPIEAESEFDPDLHVNELSTSSSVKQWNLLPEPIRFLPNQFPLKIYRTPYLHSLKKIKDEIDDPFSNINKRGAEDPKILINDQLSTISMILRNVSFSDNNSRIMSRNFYLKRFISDLLWLIFIHPENFASNRKLLNFKKDLIIVLSNISHLLEVSSSIDCFLILILATSFGQPKQNPMTSSSSFGSDSLTFNEFQLQWGKYQTFGVDILAKLFSLEKPNLNLFKSILLNNSVITSNSNHNCNSNNNHKDRKLLQRLLDLYNNNNRNNNNKHNLLNDVVSFLFSVIPFQQLLSQPSDANSLIDQLSPVISQSLTTVLVIVQKVLPLSNEALLITESNTSHNSKNKDSSFTFHKNLPFVWLNSEENIGSGLLKLSKLILDINNSSNATVKNSLLQQQTQPKMLLPSINISCIQLIKFLIEKSINFENCLNNESNILKKIASIPNLFPTDLEIFQLFTNPLIDIQVINQYQLLYNLKNQILTNLK; this is translated from the coding sequence atggACTTCTTTAATTTGAATAACAATACCCGCAGCAATAGtgacaacagcaacaacaataacaacaacaacaacaataataataataataataataataataacaataataacacgAATGCTGGTGCCAATGGTGTTGAGGActtccaaaatttcttcGACCCAAAAACTTTTGACCATAGCCTGGATtctaataacaacaacgcAGCTGCAGCTAGCACGAACTTTACCTCTCCAGTGCCGATGGTAAATAACACTGCCTCCACTGCAAATGCTGGTAACTTCGTTCAGAACCAATCTCCCCAGTTTAACTCGCCATATGAGTCGAACAACTCAAACCTCAATCTGAACAGCCTGTCTCCGCAGGCCATCTTGGCAAGGAATTCCATCATCGATGCTTCCAATCTGCCTCTGCAAAATCAACAGCAACTATATAGCGGCAATAGCAACGCCCCTGCTGCCACCACAAACGATAATGTCATAACGCCTCATTTTATTACGAATGTTCAATCCATTAGCCACGcttcttctgtttctaCCCCGAATGCGAATGCAAATCCAAACGCAAACGCAAACTCGAACGTAAACCCCACCCCCAACGCTAATCATCAATTTTTACCTTTTAATAATGGAGCTTCCAACACCAACGGGATGGCGGCTAGCCAACTTATTTCCAACCACGGTACTCCGAACTTGACGGGTAGATCGTCTTCTACAGGTAATGACTTTGTCCCAAACccaaacaacaacaatttgAGTAGCAACGGTAATAATAACAGCAACCCAGCAGCAACCCCACTTCCACTCCCCAATGGCAACAACAGTACAggaaacaacaacaatgcTGCTGCCgccaataacaacaacgcCACTTCAAACGCCAATACGGTATTCTACGAAAGAGCCGCCATGTTTGCAGCTttacaacaaaagcaacagCAACGTTCTCAAGCtttgcaacaacaacaacaacaacaacagcaacaacaacagcaacaacaacagcaacaacaacagcaacagcaccaacaacaacagcaacagcaccaacaacaacagcaacagcaccaacaacagcaacaacaacagcaacagcaacagaaTCAACAGCAAAGTGCCAAATATTTACAAAATCAAcgtcaacaacaacaaagatCAATCTTACAGAGTTTGAACCCCGtattacaagaaaaaatatccaCAGAattaaataataaacaatacGAACTCTTCATGAAATCTTTGATTGAAAACTGTAAAACAAGAAACACGCCGTTACAATCGATTCCAGAAATCGCTAATAGGAAAATTAATCTTTTCTATCTTTATATGttaattcaaaaattcgGTGGTGCTGAACAAGTAACAAGAAACCAACAATGGTCTCTAGTGGCTCAAAGACTACAAATATCGGACTACCAACAATTAGAATCCATTTATTTTGGAATCTTATTACCTTATGAAAAATACATGATTTCTCAGGAAGGTATCAAGGAAACTCAGGCgaaaagaattttcttACAACAGTTTCTGCAAGAACTACTAAAGAAAgttcaacaacagcaacagcaggCCACGTTaatcaataataatactaatacCTCATCGGTTCCTACTCCCACAGCCTCCACTTCCGTCCCCGCTGCTGCCGTTCCTGTTACGTCAAAAACAAGCACACCTTCAGGGACAGTTCCGGTTTCTACAAAcatccaaaaaaaacttaacaacaatagtaacaatattaatattaatatgaataataacaatatcaCGCAACAACAATccaaaaaaccaagaaaaccaagagtgaagaaaaaaaccaaaaaggaACTGGAACAAGAACGCAAAGAAAGGGaggaatttcaaataaaacagcaaaaacttttggaaaatcaaCAAAGGCAACAAAAATTGTTATTAGAAACGAAATTGCGCCAACAATATGAACTtgaactaaaaaaattgccTAAAGTTTACAAGAGATCAATGATCAGAAACTACAAACCTTCAGTTAACCCCATCAAACACTATAACGGCTATGACATCAACTATATCTCCAAAATAGGTGAAAAGATAGACTCCAATaaaccaatttttcttttcgcGCCAGAATTGGGTGCCATCAATTTACACGCTTTATCAATGTCTTTACAGTCGAACAATCTGGGCGAAATCAATACTGCTTTGAACACGTTACTAGTAACAAGTGCTGACTCGAACCTAAAGATATCTTTGATCAAATATCCGGAATTACTAGACGCTTTATCAATACTCGGGTTGAATTTGTTATCCAATCTATCACAAGATATAAACCCGTATCATCAAAAGACCCCAGattatcattatcaagATGTTGAATCTGATCAGTACTATGTTACCCAACATGACAAATTAGTCGacaaaatctttgaaaaggtcAGCAACAATGGTGTCCCTACGCCAAACGATCctaatgatgaaaaagttttcacTATACTAGTGGACTCTTTGACAGGAAATCAATTACCCACTCCAACCCCTATTGAAGCAGAGTCAGAATTCGATCCAGATCTCCACGTAAACGAACTATCGACCTCTTCTTCGGTCAAACAGTGGAATCTCTTACCTGAACCAATAAGATTCCTACCTAACCAATTccctttgaaaatttataGAACTCCGTATTTACACtctctgaaaaaaatcaaagatgaaattgatgatCCGTTCtcaaacataaacaaaagaggaGCAGAGGATCCCAAGATTCTAATCAATGATCAGTTATCCACCATTTCGATGATCCTAAGGAATGTTTCATTCTCGGACAACAACTCCAGGATTATGTCAAGGAATTTCTacttgaaaagatttatATCAGATTTACTTTGGTTGATCTTCATTCATCCTGAAAATTTTGCCAGCAACAGGAAACTATTGAACTTCaagaaagatttgattATTGTTTTGTCAAACATTTCCCATCTGTTGGAAGTCAGTTCATCCATCGATTGCTTTCTGATTCTTATTCTAGCAACAAGTTTTGGTCAACCAAAACAGAATCCAATGAcctcgtcttcatcgtttGGCTCAGACTCTTTGACTTTCAACGAGTTTCAATTGCAGTGGGGTAAATATCAAACTTTCGGTGTAGATATTTTGGCTAAGTTGTTCTCACTGGAGAAACCAAATTTGaaccttttcaaatctatTTTATTGAACAACAGCGTCATCACATCTAACAGTAATCATAATTGCAACAGTAATAACAACCATAAAGACAGAAAATTATTACAAAGACTTTTAGATCTatacaataacaacaacagaaacaataacaacaagCATAATCTATTAAATGATGTGGTttcgtttttgttttcggTTATACCATTCCAGCAATTGTTATCACAGCCATCAGACGCAAATTCGTTAATCGATCAACTTTCCCCAGTAATTTCTCAAAGTTTAACTACCGTTTTAGTCATAGTGCAAAAAGTGTTACCTCTATCCAACGAAGCATTGCTGATTACTGAAAGCAATACGAGTCATAATAGTAAGAACAAAGATTCCAGTTTTACCTTTCACAAAAATTTACCATTTGTTTGGTTAAATTCCGAAGAAAACATTGGGTCTGGGTTATTGAAATTAAGTAAATTAATATTGGATATCAACAATAGTAGTAATGCCACCgtcaaaaattctttgcTACAGCAACAAACCCAACCAAAGATGCTTCTGCCGTCGATTAACATATCCTGCATTCAGTTAATCAAATTTctgattgaaaaaagtattaattttgaaaactgcTTAAACAACGAATCGAacatattaaagaaaatagcaTCAATTCCAAATTTGTTTCCCACGGATTTAGAAATTTTCCAGTTATTCACTAACCCATTAATTGATATTCAAGTGATAAATCAGTATCAGTTACTTTACAACTTGAAAAACCAAATTCTAACTAATTTGAAATGA